A part of Solicola gregarius genomic DNA contains:
- a CDS encoding TetR/AcrR family transcriptional regulator, whose translation MARLSSAQRRVQLVDAAIRVMTREGIAKATTRAIVAEAGVSLSVFHYCFESKQELFEAVIATLTEHSASPAMAAADLGPDATLRDTVRASLQAYWDHVVANPDEHMLTYELTQYVLRQPGLEDVAHRQYRQYVKANRDVVEQVQKQFGFELSISVSDLARYLASTLDGLTLNYLVLGNKASAERILDALSDQVVTYVRATRA comes from the coding sequence ATGGCTCGGCTGTCCTCAGCCCAGCGACGAGTCCAGCTCGTCGACGCGGCGATCCGCGTGATGACCCGCGAGGGCATCGCGAAGGCCACGACGCGCGCGATCGTGGCGGAGGCCGGTGTCTCGCTCAGCGTGTTCCACTATTGCTTCGAGTCGAAGCAGGAGCTGTTCGAGGCCGTCATCGCGACGCTGACCGAGCACTCCGCCTCGCCCGCAATGGCGGCCGCCGACCTCGGCCCCGACGCGACGCTTCGCGACACCGTACGCGCAAGCCTGCAGGCGTACTGGGACCACGTCGTCGCCAACCCCGACGAGCACATGCTGACGTACGAGCTGACCCAGTACGTGCTGCGGCAACCCGGTCTCGAGGACGTCGCGCATCGGCAGTACCGCCAATACGTCAAGGCCAACCGGGACGTCGTGGAACAGGTGCAGAAGCAGTTCGGGTTCGAGCTCTCCATCTCGGTCAGCGACCTTGCCCGCTACCTTGCCTCGACGCTCGACGGTCTCACCCTGAACTATCTGGTGCTCGGGAACAAGGCGTCGGCCGAGCGGATCCTCGATGCGCTCTCCGACCAGGTCGTCACCTACGTACGCGCGACCCGGGCATGA
- a CDS encoding MFS transporter, whose amino-acid sequence MSPDRAARRAVFAGFAIQGLTFSSIVTRLATIKDEFDLDDTDILWLLAAVAALSAVGSIVAGYAAARWGSAPTLRIALAGVSLGSVLPGLADSLPALVACTCVYGFFVGAVDATLNMQGVAVQDRYGRSIMTGFHAMWSVAAVVGAGYASLTIGLDWSLFASLVVVCVVGLIANALTGSELLRAEPGVAVGGTADPRTPARMHRVPWVPILLIAVPTFAMWVNDSATSVWSGIYLQDGLDAAAYAAPAAYGAYQAVLLLVRLVGDRLVGRYGATAVVRGSGVLAVVALAVIVAAPSVLVVVVGFALLGGGLSLIPPLSYVAAGHLDTEGGTTAIARVNVANYVGYLVAAFAIAFTSHEWGERYMFVLPLVIVTLIPLMANQFEPRVRTRDAP is encoded by the coding sequence ATGAGCCCCGACCGCGCCGCACGCCGAGCCGTCTTTGCCGGTTTCGCCATCCAGGGCCTGACGTTCTCGTCGATCGTCACCCGGCTGGCGACGATCAAGGACGAGTTCGATCTCGACGACACCGACATCCTGTGGCTACTGGCGGCCGTGGCCGCGCTGTCCGCGGTCGGCAGCATCGTCGCCGGGTACGCCGCCGCCCGGTGGGGTAGCGCGCCGACCCTGCGGATCGCACTCGCCGGAGTCTCCCTCGGCTCGGTCCTCCCCGGGCTGGCGGACTCGCTCCCCGCGCTGGTCGCGTGCACCTGCGTCTACGGCTTCTTCGTCGGCGCGGTCGACGCGACGCTGAACATGCAGGGTGTCGCGGTACAGGACCGCTACGGACGCAGCATCATGACCGGATTCCACGCGATGTGGAGCGTCGCCGCGGTCGTCGGTGCGGGGTACGCGTCGTTGACGATCGGCCTCGACTGGTCGCTGTTCGCGTCGCTCGTCGTCGTATGCGTCGTCGGGCTGATCGCCAACGCGCTCACCGGCTCCGAGCTCCTGCGCGCCGAGCCCGGTGTCGCCGTCGGCGGGACGGCAGATCCGCGGACTCCGGCGCGTATGCACCGGGTGCCGTGGGTGCCGATCCTGCTCATCGCCGTGCCGACGTTCGCCATGTGGGTCAATGACTCCGCGACATCGGTCTGGAGCGGCATCTACCTCCAGGACGGTCTCGACGCCGCCGCGTACGCTGCGCCGGCAGCGTACGGCGCGTACCAGGCCGTGCTGCTGCTCGTACGTCTCGTCGGCGACCGTTTGGTCGGCCGATATGGCGCGACGGCGGTGGTTCGCGGCAGCGGCGTGCTCGCGGTTGTCGCGCTCGCCGTGATCGTCGCCGCCCCCTCGGTGCTCGTGGTCGTGGTCGGATTCGCGTTGCTGGGCGGGGGACTCTCGTTGATCCCCCCGCTGTCGTACGTCGCTGCCGGCCATCTCGACACCGAGGGCGGGACGACCGCGATCGCCCGGGTCAACGTCGCCAACTACGTGGGCTACCTGGTGGCCGCATTCGCCATCGCGTTCACGTCGCACGAATGGGGTGAGCGCTACATGTTCGTGCTGCCGCTCGTGATCGTCACGCTGATCCCCCTGATGGCGAACCAGTTCGAGCCGCGCGTACGCACCCGCGACGCCCCGTGA
- a CDS encoding thiamine pyrophosphate-dependent enzyme yields MARTDPAAEVDSYLIDAIRRIAPVGVTDSAGDGKRLLALFDAQAGSRQVDLAARDLGRRGLGYYSIGSAGHESNAAVAAALRPTDPALLHYRSGAFYVERASQVPGQHPLRDMLHGIVASVDDPISGGRHKVFGNADLSVIPQTSTIASHLPRSVGLAFALGRAYQLGVRPEWPADSVVVCSFGDASANHSTAVGAINAALHANYQGAPMPLLLVCEDNEIGISVPTPRDWIERTYAERDGLAYFAADGADPVGCLEAATKAAEWVRERRSPAFLHLRTIRLMGHAGSDVESAYRAPAEITGDYGRDPLLGTARALVATGTSTPAEVIDLYESKRSEVAELTAAVLRSRRLTSTAEVMATIATTSTEAIARRVSEISTEVDGTPLTVAQSINRALADELAYDDRVVVFGEDVGRKGGVYGVTRGLRKAFGARRVFDTLLDEQSVLGTALGSGLAGLLPVPEIQYLAYLHNASDQLRGEASTLSFFSNGRYRNPMVIRIAGYAYQKGFGGHFHNDNGIAALRDIPGLVIASPSRPDDAASMMHTCLAAAAVDGRVCVFLEPIALYHTKDLYADDDGRWLAAYPDPGDPSTQVPLGRARTYGDGTDLTIVTFGNGVRMSMRAARRLSERGVSARVVDLRWLAPLPVEDLMEAAAATGRVLVADETRRTGGVSEQVTTALVDSGFAGRVARVASEDSFVPLGDATRHVLLDEDTIVRAATDLIAR; encoded by the coding sequence ATGGCGCGTACTGACCCGGCCGCAGAAGTCGACAGCTACCTGATCGACGCAATCCGCCGCATCGCACCGGTCGGAGTCACCGACTCCGCCGGCGACGGCAAGCGTCTGCTCGCGTTGTTCGACGCGCAGGCGGGTAGCCGCCAGGTGGATCTCGCGGCGCGCGATCTCGGCCGTCGCGGCCTCGGCTACTACAGCATCGGGTCGGCAGGCCACGAGTCGAACGCGGCAGTCGCGGCCGCCCTGCGGCCGACCGACCCCGCTCTCCTGCACTACCGGTCGGGAGCGTTCTACGTCGAACGCGCGAGCCAGGTGCCGGGCCAGCATCCGCTTCGCGACATGCTGCACGGAATCGTCGCCTCGGTCGACGACCCCATCTCGGGCGGGCGGCACAAGGTGTTCGGCAACGCCGACCTGTCGGTCATCCCGCAGACGTCGACGATCGCCTCGCACCTGCCCCGCTCCGTCGGCCTGGCGTTCGCGCTGGGCCGTGCGTACCAGCTCGGCGTACGGCCCGAGTGGCCGGCGGATTCGGTGGTGGTGTGCAGCTTCGGCGATGCCTCGGCCAACCACTCCACCGCGGTCGGCGCCATCAACGCCGCATTGCACGCGAACTACCAGGGCGCGCCGATGCCGTTGCTGCTGGTGTGTGAGGACAACGAGATCGGCATCAGCGTGCCGACACCGCGAGACTGGATCGAGCGTACGTATGCCGAACGCGACGGTCTCGCGTACTTCGCCGCCGACGGCGCCGACCCGGTCGGCTGCCTGGAGGCCGCGACAAAGGCCGCGGAGTGGGTACGCGAGCGCCGGTCACCCGCATTCCTGCACCTGCGCACCATCCGCCTGATGGGCCACGCGGGGTCCGACGTCGAGTCCGCGTACCGCGCACCGGCCGAGATCACCGGCGACTACGGCCGCGACCCGCTTCTCGGTACGGCGCGCGCACTGGTCGCGACCGGCACGTCGACGCCCGCCGAGGTGATCGACCTGTATGAGAGCAAGCGATCGGAGGTCGCCGAACTCACCGCCGCCGTTCTCCGTAGCCGTCGCCTGACCAGCACCGCGGAGGTGATGGCGACCATCGCGACGACCTCCACCGAGGCGATCGCGAGGCGCGTCTCGGAGATCTCCACCGAAGTCGACGGAACCCCACTCACGGTCGCCCAGTCGATCAACCGCGCACTCGCCGACGAGCTCGCGTACGACGACCGGGTCGTCGTCTTCGGCGAGGACGTCGGTCGCAAGGGCGGCGTGTACGGCGTGACCCGCGGGCTTCGGAAGGCCTTCGGCGCGCGGCGCGTGTTCGACACTCTGCTCGACGAACAGAGCGTGCTCGGTACGGCGCTGGGGTCGGGGCTGGCGGGACTGCTGCCCGTGCCGGAGATCCAGTACCTCGCGTACCTGCACAACGCGTCCGACCAGCTGCGGGGTGAAGCAAGCACGCTGAGCTTCTTCTCCAACGGGCGCTATCGCAACCCGATGGTCATCCGCATCGCCGGGTACGCGTACCAGAAGGGGTTCGGCGGACACTTCCACAACGACAACGGGATCGCAGCGCTGCGTGACATCCCGGGCCTCGTGATCGCGTCGCCGTCGCGCCCGGACGACGCGGCCTCGATGATGCACACCTGCCTCGCCGCGGCCGCGGTCGACGGCCGCGTGTGCGTGTTCCTCGAACCGATCGCGCTCTACCACACCAAAGACCTGTACGCCGACGACGACGGACGATGGCTCGCCGCGTACCCCGACCCGGGCGATCCGTCCACGCAGGTGCCGCTCGGCAGGGCGCGTACGTATGGCGACGGCACCGACCTCACGATCGTGACGTTCGGCAACGGCGTACGCATGAGCATGCGTGCGGCGCGCCGCCTGTCGGAGCGGGGAGTCTCGGCGCGGGTGGTCGACCTACGGTGGCTGGCACCGCTGCCGGTCGAAGACCTGATGGAGGCGGCCGCGGCGACCGGCCGCGTGCTGGTCGCCGACGAGACCCGGCGTACTGGCGGGGTGTCCGAGCAGGTCACGACGGCCCTGGTCGACAGCGGCTTCGCGGGCCGGGTGGCCCGGGTCGCGAGCGAGGACAGCTTCGTCCCCCTCGGCGACGCGACCCGGCACGTACTCCTTGACGAGGACACCATCGTGCGCGCGGCCACCGACCTCATCGCCCGCTGA
- a CDS encoding putative protein N(5)-glutamine methyltransferase: protein MTQDVVDALRSAGCVFAEDEARLLVEAATTPDELSDLVDERVAGTPLEHILGWVEFHGLRISVDRGLFVPRRRTEVLVREAVALAVGGTVVVELCCGVAAVATAIASDVAGVEAYAGDVDPAAVRFAARNLGAFGGHAYEGDLFDALPETLRGRIDIIVANAPYVPTDAIATMPVEARSYEPRVSLDGGPDGVQIHRRIAADAAAWLAPGGHLLIETSERQAPLTVDAYARGGLAARVIRAEDVDGTAVAGSTPA from the coding sequence GTGACCCAAGACGTCGTCGACGCATTGCGCAGTGCGGGCTGCGTGTTCGCCGAAGACGAAGCGCGGCTGCTGGTCGAGGCGGCAACGACCCCCGATGAACTCTCCGACCTCGTCGATGAGCGGGTCGCCGGAACGCCCCTGGAACACATCCTTGGCTGGGTCGAGTTCCACGGCCTGCGCATCTCGGTCGACCGGGGCCTCTTCGTGCCGCGCCGGCGTACCGAGGTGCTCGTCCGTGAGGCGGTGGCGCTCGCCGTCGGCGGCACGGTCGTCGTTGAGCTGTGCTGCGGAGTTGCGGCGGTGGCTACGGCGATCGCGTCCGACGTCGCAGGCGTCGAGGCGTACGCCGGGGATGTCGACCCGGCCGCCGTACGATTCGCCGCGCGCAACCTCGGCGCGTTCGGCGGCCACGCGTACGAGGGCGACCTGTTCGATGCGCTGCCGGAGACGTTGCGCGGTCGGATCGACATCATCGTCGCGAACGCGCCGTACGTACCTACCGACGCGATCGCCACGATGCCCGTGGAAGCGCGTTCGTACGAACCGCGTGTCTCGCTCGACGGCGGCCCGGACGGGGTGCAGATCCACCGACGCATCGCCGCAGACGCCGCCGCGTGGCTCGCGCCCGGCGGCCACCTGCTGATCGAGACGAGCGAGCGTCAGGCTCCGCTCACGGTCGACGCCTACGCACGAGGTGGGCTTGCCGCCCGCGTGATCCGTGCTGAAGACGTGGACGGCACAGCGGTCGCGGGTTCGACGCCGGCCTGA
- a CDS encoding dihydrofolate reductase family protein, giving the protein MSSTVLYMSMSLDGFVTGPNEGPDNAMGDGGLRLHEWFQTGESGETGHHGEAPGLTGADREIWDEVMSTGAVLAGRGTFEGAGGWDGDHHDGVPIFILSRNEPAPEFARWPNVTYVSSLESAVDQAKRAAGDRNVLVHGSAIPQWALTAGLLDELQIHLVPVLLGEGRRLFEHLGVEQRELETLRVAQGRDATHLRYRVRR; this is encoded by the coding sequence ATGTCGTCAACCGTTCTCTACATGTCGATGTCTCTCGACGGCTTCGTCACCGGGCCGAACGAGGGCCCCGACAACGCCATGGGCGATGGCGGTCTTCGGCTCCACGAGTGGTTTCAGACCGGCGAGTCCGGAGAGACCGGCCACCACGGGGAGGCGCCCGGCCTGACCGGCGCCGATCGCGAGATCTGGGACGAGGTCATGTCCACCGGCGCCGTTCTCGCCGGCCGGGGCACGTTCGAAGGCGCGGGCGGCTGGGACGGCGATCACCACGACGGCGTGCCGATCTTCATTCTCAGCCGCAACGAGCCCGCCCCCGAGTTCGCCCGGTGGCCCAACGTCACGTACGTGAGCAGTCTGGAGTCTGCCGTTGACCAAGCGAAACGCGCTGCCGGCGACCGGAACGTGCTCGTCCACGGATCGGCCATCCCGCAATGGGCGCTGACCGCCGGGCTCCTGGACGAACTGCAGATCCATCTCGTTCCGGTGCTGCTCGGCGAGGGCCGCAGGCTCTTCGAGCACCTCGGGGTCGAGCAGCGCGAATTGGAGACGCTCCGCGTCGCGCAGGGCCGCGATGCCACGCATCTGCGCTACCGCGTACGGCGCTGA
- a CDS encoding LURP-one-related/scramblase family protein, with protein sequence MTGPDGRPIGLFTKKFGKSLLRSTWLLEQPGQRSVSITERSGGMALFRRIWDFIPWIGDSPFPWKYHFEFQRDSEHVGSFEKKTRFRDHYVISLDDDSLDRILVLAQAIALDALQAR encoded by the coding sequence GTGACGGGCCCCGACGGCCGCCCGATCGGCTTGTTCACCAAGAAGTTCGGCAAGTCCTTGCTGCGGTCGACCTGGCTGCTCGAACAACCCGGGCAGAGGTCGGTCTCGATCACCGAGCGCAGTGGCGGCATGGCGCTGTTCCGTCGGATCTGGGACTTCATTCCTTGGATCGGCGACTCGCCCTTCCCTTGGAAGTACCACTTCGAGTTCCAGCGGGACTCAGAGCACGTCGGCAGCTTCGAGAAGAAGACCCGGTTTCGCGATCACTACGTCATCAGCCTCGACGACGACTCGCTCGATCGGATCCTCGTACTCGCCCAGGCCATCGCCCTCGACGCCCTGCAGGCTCGCTGA
- a CDS encoding aminotransferase class IV gives MSETRADADFARGAAYVDGEVVPVDQARIPLLDTGLTRSDVTYDVVGVWGGAFFRLDDHLDRFLRGCERLRMTVPLDRSEITELLDRLVRASGLREAYVEVMCTRGVPTSGSRDPRTYDNRLYAYAIPYVWILRPEEEAGMDAVVVRSTRRIPPDSVDPTVKNFHWGDLTRGLFEAYDRGGRYPILLDHRGFVTEGPGYNVFAVVDGALVTPAVGVLEGITRRTVLELAAEHGLSTTIDDLEEPTLRQASELFATSTAGGVMAITSVDDSPVGDGRVGHVTANLRDAYWKAHSDQRYVTPVDYASRTQ, from the coding sequence ATGAGCGAGACCCGAGCCGACGCGGACTTCGCGCGCGGAGCCGCGTACGTCGACGGTGAGGTCGTTCCCGTCGATCAGGCACGGATCCCCTTGCTGGACACCGGTCTGACCCGCTCCGACGTGACGTACGACGTCGTGGGCGTGTGGGGTGGAGCGTTCTTCCGGCTCGACGACCACCTCGACCGATTCCTCCGCGGCTGCGAGCGACTCCGGATGACCGTGCCGCTCGACCGATCCGAGATCACGGAGCTGCTCGACCGGCTCGTACGGGCCTCAGGGCTGCGGGAGGCGTACGTCGAGGTCATGTGCACCCGCGGAGTGCCGACCTCCGGGTCGCGCGACCCTCGCACGTATGACAACCGTCTTTACGCCTACGCGATCCCGTACGTATGGATCCTGCGGCCCGAAGAAGAGGCCGGCATGGATGCGGTTGTGGTGCGGTCGACGCGGCGCATTCCGCCCGACTCCGTCGACCCGACCGTGAAGAACTTCCACTGGGGCGACCTCACGAGGGGCCTGTTCGAGGCGTACGACCGCGGCGGCCGATACCCGATCCTGCTCGACCATCGCGGCTTCGTGACGGAAGGGCCCGGCTACAACGTGTTCGCGGTCGTCGACGGCGCGCTCGTCACGCCGGCGGTCGGTGTGCTCGAGGGCATCACCCGGCGCACCGTGCTCGAACTCGCAGCAGAGCATGGGCTTTCGACAACGATCGACGACCTCGAGGAGCCGACACTGCGCCAAGCGTCGGAGCTGTTCGCGACCTCGACGGCCGGTGGCGTCATGGCGATCACCTCCGTAGACGATTCGCCGGTCGGCGATGGCCGCGTCGGACACGTGACGGCGAACCTGCGCGACGCGTACTGGAAGGCGCACTCCGATCAGCGCTACGTGACGCCCGTCGACTACGCGTCGAGGACGCAGTGA
- a CDS encoding GH1 family beta-glucosidase gives MPDRVPLPSDFLYGVSTASYQIEGAVDEGGRGRSIWDTFCAEPGRIMNGETGDVACDHFHRYAEDVALMRELGVDAYRFSIAWPRIQPTGQGVANQSGLDFYDRLVDELVGAGIKPAVTLYHWDLPQALQDKGGWLNRETAQRLAEYAGIVADRLGDRVHLWMPINEPVVVTMFGHALGVHAPGERLGFEALPVAHHQLLGHGLAVQALRAAGATNIGIASNHQPSRPASESAADQEATATYDALVNWMFADPVLRGTYPNDIGDGMPGPVGDDLAVISSPLDWYGINYYQPTVVGAPGSATAPSPTLEGAEPPVDLPFELGQLAGVPTTDFGWAVVPDGLTEMLTTFRDRYGDALPPLYVTESGCSYHDVVGPDGGVHDQKRIAYHDAHLRAVADAIDAGVDVRGYFAWSLIDNFEWAAGYAERFGLVHVDFETQRRTPKDSYRWFQELIAARG, from the coding sequence ATGCCCGACCGCGTGCCGTTACCGTCCGACTTCCTGTACGGGGTGTCAACTGCGTCGTACCAGATCGAGGGCGCCGTCGACGAGGGCGGCCGAGGCCGTTCGATCTGGGACACCTTCTGCGCCGAACCCGGGCGGATCATGAACGGCGAGACCGGCGACGTCGCGTGCGACCACTTCCACCGGTACGCCGAGGACGTCGCGCTGATGCGGGAGCTCGGGGTCGATGCGTACAGGTTCTCGATCGCGTGGCCGCGCATCCAGCCGACGGGCCAGGGAGTGGCGAACCAGTCGGGTCTCGACTTCTACGACCGGCTGGTCGACGAGCTGGTCGGCGCAGGCATCAAGCCGGCGGTCACGTTGTATCACTGGGACCTGCCGCAAGCGCTGCAGGACAAGGGCGGTTGGCTCAACCGCGAGACCGCGCAACGCCTCGCGGAGTACGCCGGCATCGTCGCCGACCGGCTCGGCGACCGGGTGCACCTGTGGATGCCGATCAACGAGCCCGTCGTCGTGACGATGTTCGGGCATGCGCTCGGTGTCCACGCGCCCGGTGAGCGCCTCGGCTTCGAGGCGTTGCCGGTCGCACATCATCAGCTCCTCGGCCACGGTCTGGCGGTGCAGGCGCTGCGGGCCGCGGGGGCGACTAACATCGGTATCGCGTCCAATCATCAGCCCAGCCGGCCCGCGAGCGAGTCCGCCGCAGACCAGGAAGCCACCGCGACGTACGACGCGCTGGTGAACTGGATGTTCGCGGACCCGGTGCTACGCGGTACGTACCCGAACGACATCGGCGACGGAATGCCCGGGCCCGTCGGCGACGACCTCGCGGTGATCTCGTCACCACTCGACTGGTACGGGATCAACTACTACCAACCGACCGTCGTCGGCGCGCCCGGGAGCGCGACCGCGCCATCGCCCACCCTCGAAGGCGCGGAACCGCCCGTAGACCTGCCGTTCGAGCTCGGCCAGCTCGCGGGCGTACCGACCACGGACTTCGGCTGGGCGGTCGTCCCCGACGGTCTCACCGAGATGTTGACGACCTTTCGGGATCGCTACGGGGATGCGCTTCCGCCGCTGTACGTAACCGAGAGTGGCTGTTCGTACCACGATGTCGTCGGCCCCGATGGCGGCGTGCACGACCAGAAGCGGATCGCGTACCACGATGCCCATCTGCGCGCCGTGGCCGACGCGATCGACGCGGGCGTCGACGTACGCGGGTACTTCGCCTGGTCGCTGATCGACAACTTCGAATGGGCGGCCGGGTACGCCGAGAGGTTCGGGCTGGTGCACGTCGACTTCGAGACCCAGCGGCGTACGCCGAAAGACTCGTACCGCTGGTTCCAGGAGCTGATTGCCGCGCGTGGCTGA
- a CDS encoding DUF2505 domain-containing protein, giving the protein MKVNHELRYDAKPAAVYTMLTDPSFRERVCDRSRAIDWNVDVVETSGGTQVTVERSHAAPNLPGFARKFVGDSIRIAQVETWSNETTATLQLTIPGKPGRLVGTSELTTDGDGTLQTISGTLKVGVPLIGGKLEELVDGFLRKALRAEQRVGADWLADAG; this is encoded by the coding sequence ATGAAGGTCAACCACGAGCTGCGGTACGACGCGAAGCCGGCCGCCGTGTACACCATGCTGACCGATCCGTCGTTCCGCGAGCGGGTCTGCGATCGGAGCCGCGCGATCGACTGGAATGTCGACGTCGTGGAGACGTCGGGCGGCACTCAGGTGACGGTCGAGCGTTCCCACGCCGCTCCGAACCTGCCGGGCTTTGCGCGCAAATTCGTCGGTGACTCGATCCGGATCGCCCAAGTCGAGACCTGGTCCAACGAGACCACGGCCACTCTGCAGCTCACGATTCCCGGCAAGCCCGGACGGCTCGTCGGCACGTCGGAGCTCACGACCGACGGCGACGGCACCCTGCAAACGATCTCGGGGACCCTCAAGGTCGGCGTGCCCCTCATCGGCGGCAAGCTCGAGGAGCTGGTCGACGGGTTCCTCCGCAAGGCACTGCGCGCGGAGCAGCGAGTGGGTGCCGACTGGCTGGCGGACGCCGGCTGA
- a CDS encoding discoidin domain-containing protein: protein MRSRRTFAALAVVVTLAVMAALTGGTASAGAKDKWWVPDDRPTPDSRINVSGEPFRGTDKNGDVRGFIDAHNHVMSNEGFGGRLVCGKPFDEGGVEEALKDCPEHYPNGIGAWFENITGGSNGTHDPVGWPTFEDWPSYKSLTHQQNYYAWIERAWRSGQRVMVNNLVSNGVICSLLPRDRGCNEMDAIRLEARKSWEMQAYIDDMYGGPGKGWFRIVTNPAQARKVIEDGKLAVVLGVETSEPFGCKQILGVAQCSKDDIDKGLDEVHDLGVRSMFLCHKFDNALCGVRFDQGVIGTVIDIGQFLSTGTFWQTEQCTGPQHDNPIGLVSLPKLEAKLPIGVKLPTYDPDARCNTRGLTRLGEYALHEMMKRNMMVEIDHMGVTAADRTFDVLEAEDYPGVISSHSWMDANWTKRLYRLGGFKAEYPGQPENFAKQAANGRHIREKFHVGLGLGLDMNGLGGWPAPEGKDGKYAVHYPYRSLDGTDRINRQVTGERTWDVNLDGMAHYGLLPDWLEQVRKASGGKATDDLMHGAESYLETWGATVSHRLARNLAVDKAATASSSEWNPITNYGPAQAFDGDAHTRWASDWNDDQWLQTDLGNTRRIGRVTLDWQRAYGLSYRIQVSTDGTKWRTVRTTYNADGGIDTARFASTKARYVRIRGIDRATKWGYSLYEVGVYRR from the coding sequence ATGCGCAGTAGACGTACCTTCGCCGCGCTCGCGGTCGTCGTGACGCTGGCCGTGATGGCGGCGCTGACGGGCGGCACTGCTTCGGCCGGGGCAAAGGACAAGTGGTGGGTGCCCGATGACCGTCCGACACCCGATTCGCGGATCAACGTCAGCGGCGAGCCGTTCCGCGGCACGGACAAGAACGGTGACGTACGCGGGTTCATCGACGCGCATAACCACGTGATGTCGAACGAAGGCTTCGGCGGGCGTCTCGTCTGCGGAAAGCCGTTCGACGAGGGTGGTGTCGAGGAGGCGCTGAAGGACTGTCCGGAGCACTATCCCAACGGCATCGGCGCCTGGTTCGAGAACATCACCGGCGGGAGCAACGGTACGCACGACCCCGTCGGCTGGCCGACGTTCGAGGACTGGCCGTCGTACAAGTCGCTCACCCATCAGCAGAACTACTACGCCTGGATCGAGCGAGCCTGGCGTTCGGGCCAGCGGGTGATGGTGAACAACCTGGTCAGCAACGGGGTCATCTGCTCGCTGCTGCCGCGCGACCGCGGGTGCAACGAGATGGACGCGATCCGCCTCGAAGCCCGCAAGTCCTGGGAGATGCAGGCGTACATCGACGACATGTACGGCGGGCCGGGCAAGGGCTGGTTCCGGATCGTCACGAACCCGGCGCAGGCGCGCAAGGTGATCGAGGACGGCAAGCTCGCCGTCGTGCTCGGCGTCGAGACGTCGGAGCCGTTCGGTTGCAAGCAGATCCTCGGTGTCGCCCAGTGCAGCAAGGACGACATCGACAAGGGCCTCGACGAGGTGCACGACCTCGGCGTACGCAGCATGTTCCTGTGCCACAAGTTCGACAACGCCCTCTGCGGTGTGCGGTTCGACCAAGGTGTCATCGGCACCGTGATCGACATCGGTCAGTTCCTGTCGACCGGTACGTTCTGGCAGACGGAGCAGTGCACCGGTCCTCAACACGACAACCCGATCGGCTTGGTGAGCCTCCCCAAGCTCGAGGCGAAGCTCCCGATCGGCGTCAAGCTGCCGACGTACGATCCGGACGCTCGCTGCAACACCCGCGGACTCACCCGCCTGGGCGAGTACGCCCTGCACGAGATGATGAAACGCAACATGATGGTCGAGATCGACCACATGGGCGTGACGGCGGCCGACCGCACGTTCGACGTGCTGGAGGCCGAGGACTATCCCGGCGTGATCTCGAGCCACAGCTGGATGGACGCCAACTGGACGAAGCGGCTGTACCGGCTCGGCGGGTTCAAGGCAGAGTACCCGGGGCAGCCGGAGAACTTCGCGAAGCAGGCCGCGAACGGCCGGCACATCCGCGAGAAGTTCCATGTCGGCTTGGGCCTCGGGCTCGACATGAACGGGCTCGGCGGCTGGCCGGCGCCCGAGGGCAAGGACGGGAAGTATGCGGTGCACTATCCGTACCGGAGCCTCGACGGTACGGACCGGATCAACCGCCAGGTGACCGGAGAACGCACCTGGGACGTGAACCTCGACGGCATGGCCCACTACGGTCTGTTGCCCGACTGGCTGGAGCAGGTACGCAAGGCGAGCGGTGGAAAGGCGACCGACGACCTCATGCACGGTGCCGAGTCGTACCTCGAGACCTGGGGGGCGACAGTCTCGCACCGGCTCGCTCGCAACCTGGCCGTCGACAAGGCCGCAACGGCGAGCTCGTCGGAGTGGAACCCGATCACGAACTACGGTCCGGCGCAAGCGTTCGACGGCGACGCACACACGCGGTGGGCAAGCGACTGGAACGATGACCAGTGGCTGCAGACCGACCTCGGTAACACCCGCCGCATCGGCAGGGTCACCCTCGACTGGCAGCGCGCGTACGGCCTCTCGTACCGCATCCAGGTCTCGACCGACGGTACGAAGTGGCGGACGGTGCGCACGACGTACAACGCTGACGGCGGCATCGACACGGCTCGGTTCGCGAGCACGAAGGCACGGTACGTGCGCATCCGCGGCATCGATCGCGCCACGAAGTGGGGCTACTCGCTATACGAGGTGGGCGTCTACCGCCGGTGA